One genomic segment of Gossypium arboreum isolate Shixiya-1 chromosome 3, ASM2569848v2, whole genome shotgun sequence includes these proteins:
- the LOC108474874 gene encoding L-tryptophan--pyruvate aminotransferase 1-like: MVVGFEKAVSATKSVVTSVKKAPTTLSSDRVINFARGDPTMYESYWRQMGEKCTVVISGHNLMSYFSNGGHFCWFLMPELDRAIRRLHCVVGNAVVDDDRYIVVGNGSTQLFQAVLYALSSSYDPDTEPLSVVAAAPFYSSYPEETEFLRSGLYKWAGDAYSFDKDGAYIEVVTSPNNPDGAIREAVVNRDGGKLIHDLAYYWPQYTPITGKADNDIMLFTFSKATGHAGSRIGWAIVKDIAVATKMVKFMELSSIGVSKESQLRAAKILEVISDDCQNSAPDKEENFFEYGQRLMSDRWEKLREVVKRNGVFSLPKYPQDYCNFIGKYTDPSPAFAWLKSKDGLNCDNLLRELKIVTRGGTNFGVDSNYTRISMLSPDEEFNLLLERLSAIQGTIINGNN, encoded by the exons ATGGTGGTCGGCTTTGAGAAGGCAGTTTCCGCTACGAAATCCGTCGTGACCTCCGTCAAGAAGGCACCCACTACTCTCTCCTCTGACCGTGTCATCAACTTCGCTCG TGGTGATCCTACCATGTACGAGTCATACTGGAGGCAAATGGGAGAGAAATGTACGGTCGTGATCTCTGGCCATAATTTGATGAGCTACTTCAGCAACGGGGGACACTTTTGCTGGTTCTTGATGCCGGAGCTTGATCGTGCCATCCGGAGGTTGCATTGCGTCGTTGGAAATGCAGTGGTTGACGACGATCGATATATCGTGGTAGGCAATGGCTCAACCCAGCTCTTCCAGGCCGTGCTCTACGCCCTCTCTTCTTCCTACGACCCTGACACTGAGCCCCTCAGCGTCGTCGCCGCCGCCCCTTTCTACTCG TCATATCCAGAGGAAACGGAGTTCCTCCGTTCAGGGCTGTACAAATGGGCAGGCGATGCTTACTCCTTTGATAAAGATGGAGCATACATAGAGGTGGTCACTTCGCCCAACAATCCTGATGGTGCAATCCGAGAAGCAGTGGTGAATCGTGATGGTGGTAAACTTATTCACGACTTAGCCTACTATTGGCCCCAGTACACCCCCATTACTGGTAAGGCTGATAATGATATTATGCTTTTCACCTTCTCCAAAGCCACTGGACATGCTGGTTCCCGCATTGG ATGGGCTATCGTTAAGGATATAGCAGTGGCAACCAAGATGGTTAAGTTCATGGAGCTGAGTAGCATTGGGGTGTCGAAAGAATCCCAACTCCGGGCTGCCAAGATTCTCGAAGTGATCAGTGACGACTGCCAGAATTCTGCGCCTGATAAAGAGGAGAATTTCTTTGAATATGGACAGCGGCTCATGTCTGATAGATGGGAAAAGCTGCGTGAGGTGGTTAAACGCAATGGAGTTTTCAGTCTGCCTAAGTACCCTCAAGATTACTGCAACTTCATTGGCAAATACACTGATCCAAGCCCTG CCTTTGCATGGTTGAAGAGCAAGGACGGGTTGAATTGTGACAATCTCTTAAGAGAGCTTAAGATAGTCACAAGGGGCGGAACAAATTTTGGGGTGGACTCAAATTATACAAGGATTAGCATGCTGAGTCCTGATGAGGAGTTTAACCTTCTCTTGGAGAGGTTGTCTGCAATCCAAGGCACCATCATCAATGGAAATAATTAG
- the LOC108476371 gene encoding AP-1 complex subunit mu-2 — protein MAGAASALFLLDIKGRVLVWRDYRGDVSAAQAERFFTKLIEKEGDPQSQDPVVYDNGVTYMFIQHSNVYLMTATRQNCNAASLLFFLHRVVDVFKHYFEELEEESLRDNFVVVYELLDEIMDFGYPQYTEAKILSEFIKTDAYRMEVTQRPPMAVTNAVSWRSEGINYKKNEVFLDVVESVNILVNSNGQIIRSDVVGALKMRTYLSGMPECKLGLNDRVLLEAQGRATKGKAIDLEDIKFHQCVRLARFENDRTISFIPPDGSFDLMTYRLSTQVKPLIWVEAQVEKHSRSRVEIMVKARSQFKERSTATNVEIMVPVPADASSPNVRTSMGSAAYAPENDALLWKIRSFPGGKEYMLRAEFTLPSITDEEATQERKAPIRVKFEIPYFTVSGIQVRYLKIIEKSGYQALPWVRYITMAGEYELRLI, from the exons atgGCGGGGGCAGCATCTGCACTATTTCTTCTAGATATAAAGGGCCGTGTTCTGGTGTGGCGTGACTACCGTGGCGACGTCTCCGCTGCTCAAGCTGAACGCTTCTTCACCAAACTCATCGAAAAagag GGAGATCCGCAGTCGCAAGATCCAGTGGTGTATGATAATGGAGTTACGTACATGTTTATACAACACAGCAACGTGTACTTGATGACTGCAACAAGGCAGAATTGCAATGCTGCCAGTCTTCTTTTCTTCCTTCACCGTGTAGTTGAT GTTTTTAAGCATTATTTCGAGGAATTAGAAGAGGAATCGCTTAGGGATAACTTTGTTGTAGTG TATGAGTTACTTGATGAGATTATGGATTTTGGCTACCCCCAATACACTGAAGCAAAAATACTTAGTGAGTTTATCAAGACTGATGCTTATAGGATGGAGGTTACACAGAGACCTCCAATGGCTGTTACAAATGCAGTCTCTTGGCGGAGTGAAGGAATAAACTACAAGAAGAATGAA GTGTTTTTGGATGTGGTAGAAAGCGTGAACATACTTGTCAACAGCAATGGACAAATAATTAGGTCAGATGTTGTTGGGGCGTTGAAGATGAGAACTTATTTGAG TGGCATGCCCGAGTGTAAACTTGGCCTAAATGATAGAGTATTGCTTGAGGCACAGGGACGAGCAACAAAGGGAAAGGCGATTGATTTGGAGGACATAAAGTTTCATCA GTGTGTACGTCTGGCCCGATTTGAAAATGACCGAACTATATCTTTCATACCTCCTGATGGTTCCTTTGATCTCATGACATACAGACTCAGCACTCAG GTAAAACCGCTCATCTGGGTGGAAGCTCAAGTTGAAAAACATTCAAGAAGCCGTGTTGAGATTATGGTAAAGGCCAGGAGTCAGTTCAAGGAGCGTAG TACTGCTACGAATGTTGAGATTATGGTGCCTGTGCCTGCTGATGCTTCCAGTCCAAATGTTCGGACATCAATGGGATCTGCAGCATATGCACCTGAAAATGATGCATTATTGTGGAAAATAAGATCTTTTCCTGGTGGGAAG GAGTATATGTTGAGGGCTGAGTTTACTCTTCCTAGCATAACAGATGAAGAGGCGACTCAAGAGAGAAAAGCACCTATACGTGTGAAGTTTGAGATTCCATATTTTACTGTTTCTGGGATACAG GTTCGTTATCTGAAGATCATTGAGAAAAGTGGTTACCAGGCTCTTCCATGGGTACGGTACATTACAATGGCTGGCGAGTATGAACTAAGACTTATTTGA